The genomic interval ACATTACGTAAATGGATTTTCAGGTGGTATAAAAAAATATTTTAATCCGACCATTTTTAATTATGCACTAGCTGAAAAAATGGATTTATCACAAGGTAAATGGAGTGTTATTGATAATTTCATTTATCTATACAAAATACACGGTTCTATAAACTGGGTTCAGGACGAAGAACAGACCAAACTTTTTAGAGTTAGAGAAATTCAAGAAACAAGTTTAGAAAACCTCAAAAAAAAGGATGTTATAATGATACATCCTACACCTCTAAAACAAAATGCAAGTATGGGAAGTCCATATTCAGATTTGTTTAGAGAATTTCAGAAAAGGTTAATGAGGAATAACAATATACTTATTTCTCTTGGCTATAGCTTCAGCGATGAGCATATAAACAATCTTATATATCAGGCATTTACAATACCGTCTTTCCGATTAATCGTGTTTGGAGATTTTGCTAAAAGTGATGAAATCAAAAAACTAAAATCACTAAATGACCCAAGAATCTGGATTGTAGGTGGTAAGTTAGAAAACGGAGAAAGTTTACATTATTTTAAAGGTTTTATTGAGCAAATTTTACCAGACTTAAGTAATGACGAAATTGATGACAAAATCGATAATGCTATAAAAACTCTATTTCCAAGATA from Dokdonia sp. Hel_I_53 carries:
- a CDS encoding SIR2 family protein; translated protein: MAESELYFYKGNEEVLKKIKDKSDEKTESALLNKIQDSFNKVLDGKNLSFLLGSGCSSYQIQNSDEEWEEIGIPTMAPLAKNFYANILTEDDRNWLKDDVKLDITSTTFQNNLETFLGTLHSLIYFYETTNQNGTDEFKKVKGIIDKARNFLLEQCLNETKRSNEDDIELVNLYKMFYRKLLYRNANLPKPSIFTTNYDLYSEIALDSLGIHYVNGFSGGIKKYFNPTIFNYALAEKMDLSQGKWSVIDNFIYLYKIHGSINWVQDEEQTKLFRVREIQETSLENLKKKDVIMIHPTPLKQNASMGSPYSDLFREFQKRLMRNNNILISLGYSFSDEHINNLIYQAFTIPSFRLIVFGDFAKSDEIKKLKSLNDPRIWIVGGKLENGESLHYFKGFIEQILPDLSNDEIDDKIDNAIKTLFPR